TGGATGCTTTAGCCAAGGCTAAAGTGCGGTGCCGGGCACTCGTGGTGATGGACTCGGGAGATCGGGGCACAGTACGGTTTGTGCCGACAGAGAGTGATCGGGCTGTCAAGGTGGTGGAACAATTGAATCTCCCCTATGAGGTAGCCGACGTCCTGCTCGTGGATGTACCCAAGCAGCCCGGGGGATTTCGCAAGATCTGCGAGCGGCTGGCTGAACATCATCTCAATATCGATTACGCTTATCACTCATTCGGTACGGAGTTAGGGGCCAAAGGTGGGGGCGTGGCCGTCGTCAAAGTCAACGATCTCAGCAAGGCGCAGCGGGTACTGTCCAACAATGAATCGGCGGGGAAACAACGGGCATCGGTGAGGCGTCCGGTGTACGCCCGGTAATCTTTCCCGTTAGGTTGGTCTTCCCACCACCTAAACCGGAAGCTGCAGTGAAGGCCACTGATCAGTACCGGGGAGGCTGGCCGATTTGGCTGCAGACGCGGTCTGCGCGCTGCGAAGTGCAAAATTTGGTCTTGCCTGAATAGCCTTCCCGTGCGACACTAATCCGCCTTCCAGCGGAGCCGGGGCTGCATTGGTTCGGGCGGGAGGTCGTTCTCAGGGAAGGAATCCTGCACGGGTGATTGACCAAAAGGTAACAACGACTGGAATTCTGGCTGGTCTGTTACTGATAGGGGGGTGCTTCCGGCCGTTTTTTTTGACACCCAGCCCGGTCCTGAACGTCTACTATCCGAATCCCATTTTCGTGGCGGCGAAGGATCCTCAGGTCCTCTGGGAGACGCTGGTTGACGTGGTGGATGATTACTTCGAGATTGAACGCGAAGAGCCCATTCGCCAGTTTGACACAGTTCTTACCTCTGGCCGAATCGATACCTTGCCCAAAATAGGGGCCACCATTCTGGAGCCGTGGCACAAAGATTCGGTGGATCGCTACGCGCGCTGGGAGGCCACCCTCCAAAGTATTCGGCGGCGAGCGGAAATTCGGGTGGATCCACGTGACGGCGGTTACTGGATTACCGTGCTCGTTTTCAAGGAGCTGGAGGATGTTGGCCAGCCCCTTGCCGCCACGACATCCTCGGCAACTTTCCGAAACGATAGTTCTCTCACGCGGGTCGTCTCGCCCATCGGAGAACAGCAAACCCACGCGGGTTGGATTCCCATGGGGCGGGACACCGCGCTCGAGCAGCGAATCATCGAGGCGATTGGGACTCGGTTCGGTCTGCTCCCTGTTCCTACCGCTTCGACACCACCCATGGAAAGTATCAACGTCCCTGGTGCGGGCGGCAATGGCACTCAGCAGAATCCCTTACCGCCATTGGAAACAATTTCCACGAGAGGCTCCTGAGTCGCCATAGCGCCCGGTCTTCGATGCGAACGCCGGCCAAAAAACGGGTTGGCGTCGCTTTTCACTGGCGTTTTGCTGATCAGGATCCGGAAGAGACGTTGTCCATCGGTCGCTCGTGGCTTGATGGAAGCTGTTCGAGTGCGAAGTCGCCGTTGGCAAGCTGGGCGAACGTGGGAGCCGCCGGCGCGGACTGCACGCGTGAAGTCCCCAAGGGTGTGGATTCACTGGAAGGAGATGATGTGGATGTCGCCGCGCAGGGCAACCGAACGGTGAAACAGGTCCCTTTGCCCACCGCACTTTCCACCCGAATGCGCCCTCGGTGCGCCTCGATAATCTCCTTGCAGGCAGAGAGTCCCAGTCCCGTTCCGCCCTTGCCAGTCGCATCCGGGCCCGTCTTGGTTGTAAAGAAGGGATCGAAGATTTTGGGCAGGATTTCTGGCGGAATACCTGTGCCGTAATCGCGAATTTGAAGATCCACGAACTCCGAGCCGGGGTCGTGGTGGAGTCGGATGACCAGGCGTCCACCCCGCGGCATGGCCTGTCGGGCATTGGTCAAGAGGTTGAGGAGCACCTGCTGGATCTGGCCCGGGTTGGCCATCACGGGAGGCACTTCTTCCATGGCCACCTCCACTCGAATGTGGTATTTGTTCATTTCCCGTTCCAGAAGCAGCAGTGTATCGGCAAGGAGTTGGCGGAGGTCGGTCGGCTCCATGGCATTGGAACGTCGCCGTGCCATTCCCAAAATCGTCTGCGTGATCCGCGATCCGCGCGTGGCAGCGGCGAGTATTGCGTCAAAGGCTTTGTCGCGCGTGGCATCATCGCGATGCCGCAGGCCGTGCCGTGCCCAGTTGATGATGGTGGTGAGGACGTTGTTGAACTCGTGGGTCGTGGTGCCCACAAGCTCGCCGAGGGCGGTGTAACGCTGGGTTTGCAGAAGTTGTTCTTTGAGAAACGCGATTTGTTGCTCGGGTGGAAGTGATTGCAGGGTGTTTTCGTCCACGGAAGTGCCCTTGCAACAAGAGTATCACGATGACTATAGACTGCCTTCAGGCCGTGTTTTTGCGGGTGTTCCTGGTGAGCAAGCACCCGATTCCACGCCAGTTCTCTGGAACTTCGCCGCGTGGGAACACGGCTTCCCCACCGAACGCATGAGACATTGCTATAGAGTTCATCGGCTGGACCATACCTGTTTCACAGGAACAGTTTGCAGCACGCAAACAGACCCGCCAGGTTTTGCAATTTTTCGGAAGCGGGGACGCGAAAGCATGGATGGAAGCGATATTCTGCATAGCTTGGATGAATTGAGGAGAAAATTAATCGGCAAAGGATGGGCAATAAGAGAAGAATGGCTTAATGGGGGAGGGTGCCATATGTGCGAAGTCCGCGGACAAAAGGTTGTCTTCGTCGATATCAGCCTCACCCCCCGAGAGCAATTGGCCCAACTCCAGGGGCTGTGCTCAGCCCTGGAATCACGCGTCAATTCGGCCGAGGAGTTCGCCACACCAGCTTGAATCAGCCTCAGCAGACCTGGCTTTGCTTTATGACCGGCCCGTTGGCGGGAGCGTCTTTGTATAGTCCGTGGTGCAGGATGTACATTTCCACGGCCTTGGGGACACGGAACCGAATGCTTTTACCGGACGC
This is a stretch of genomic DNA from Thermogutta terrifontis. It encodes these proteins:
- a CDS encoding sensor histidine kinase; this encodes MDENTLQSLPPEQQIAFLKEQLLQTQRYTALGELVGTTTHEFNNVLTTIINWARHGLRHRDDATRDKAFDAILAAATRGSRITQTILGMARRRSNAMEPTDLRQLLADTLLLLEREMNKYHIRVEVAMEEVPPVMANPGQIQQVLLNLLTNARQAMPRGGRLVIRLHHDPGSEFVDLQIRDYGTGIPPEILPKIFDPFFTTKTGPDATGKGGTGLGLSACKEIIEAHRGRIRVESAVGKGTCFTVRLPCAATSTSSPSSESTPLGTSRVQSAPAAPTFAQLANGDFALEQLPSSHERPMDNVSSGS